Proteins encoded in a region of the Zea mays cultivar B73 chromosome 2, Zm-B73-REFERENCE-NAM-5.0, whole genome shotgun sequence genome:
- the LOC103647620 gene encoding 50S ribosomal protein L36 2, translating to MKVRAAVKRLCRFCKVVKRRGIVFVKCTANAKHKKRQGFSTIAEAAAVSCVHLPPPPPASCSASAATFAEGSRH from the exons ATGAAGGTCCGTGCGGCGGTGAAGCGCCTGTGCCGGTTCTGCAAGGTGGTGAAGCGTCGGGGAATCGTCTTCGTCAAATGCACGGCCAACGCCAAGCACAAGAAGCGCCAGGGCTTCTCCACCATCGCCGAAGCAGCCGCTGTCTCGTGCGTTCACCTGCCTCCGCCGCCGCCCGCTAGCTGTTCCGCCTCCGCCGCAACTTTCGCAGA GGGTTCTCGACACTGA